In Lagenorhynchus albirostris chromosome 1, mLagAlb1.1, whole genome shotgun sequence, the sequence GAACCTAAGTCTGTATGGCTACAGAGGTTAACACTCCCTCCACTCTCCATTGCCATGGCTGTCATGTACAGTTACGCAGGTTGCTTACTGCACAGGGACATCCAGCTGAAGGGGTAGTCAGGGGATGAAATCCAGCCAGCATCGTGCTCAGTGTAAGGTGTGCACCACGGTGCAGTGATGCCTGTGCTTGTCTGCCTGGAGGAGCACTGGGACAAACTGATTAGAAATGGTCCTAATGATGCCCTTCCCAACATCTGCACCCCCTGCTAGGTGCCTTTGCAGCTCTTCTCATCAAGCAGGGAAGTCTGGTTCCTCACCCCTTAAATCTGGGCTAGTCTTGTGACTAAACGAGTCAGTGAAATGTGTCAGACCGGCGTTGTGCTGGTTCAAGTCCATACCGAGAGGCCTTGCAGGCTGTACTTGCCCACTTGGACCCCAACTACCGCCATGGGTACGAGCTTGGGCTAACCTGCTGGAGAATGAGAAACACGTGGCCCAGTCACCCCCATCCGAGACCAGTCAGTAGCCAATCGACCACCCAACACATAAGCAAGGCCATCCCAGCCCAGCCAGCCTCCAAACGACCCCCTCCGACCACAGACCCTCgagtcagcccagcccagctcggGCACACCTGCCCCACTGGCTTCTGTAACTGATTTACGTGGCCATTACGGGTGGAACTGTGTCCTtccaaaactcatatgttgaagtcctagccctCAGTACCTCGAAATGTGACCTCATTGGGACATGAGGTCTTTGCCGATATAATTagctaagatgaggtcatactgttgtagggtgggcccctaatccaatatgactgacgTCCTTATCAAAAGGGGAAGTGTGGACACAGACACGTACACAGAGAGCACACCATGCAAAGACTGGAGTGAtgttgccacaagccaaggaactcccagaagctagaagagaggcctggaacacCTCCTTCCTTACGGCCTTTAGAGGGAGgagggccctgctgacaccttgatctctaactgccagcctccagaactgtgagacaataaatttctgttgtcacCAGTTTGTGGAACTTTGTggcggcagccctaggaaacgaacGTAGCACCTTTGCCTAATTCATACAAAGGCACAGTATGGGCTGGCTTCCTTGGCTGCTTTCAGTGTGGCAGCCAACCATGGCTCCCCTCCCGGCCCCCAGGGAACCCACCGTGGCTTCTGATTCTGGGAAGGCTTCTCCAGTGCTTTCCAAGGGCTCTGGAGTTGTCGAGGGGAAGGGGTCACAGCCTCATACGATATCGCTGCTCCAGGGATCCGGAGAGCGCCCCCAGCCCGGGTCCCTCCCGGCTGCCCACATACCTGGGTTGCCAAGGGTCATGGCGTCGTAGATGAGCTTACAGGTCTTGAGCAGGGTGGAGATCTTCTTCTCGGGCGAGTAGGCCTTGTGCATACTGGCAAACTTCTGCAGGATCTTTTCCATGATGGGCGCCTCCGGCACACTAGTGGTCACGCCCAGGTCGGTGGTCGTGGTAGCTAGGATCACCAGCTGGTTCTCCTTGAGCTGCTGCAGCGAGCCGTCCTTCCTGTGGATCTCACGCAGGCAGGAGTTGATGGCCTCCTTCAAGGGCTTCAGGACACACTTGTACAAGGCAGACTCCACAATGGCTTCTGCAGGTGGGCGAGAGCAGGAGGGTGAGGAAACCAGCTGCAGGGATCCTGCCCCCACGTCTTGTTGCCTGACAGTGTGGCTATCCCCATCCCATGTCCCTGGAAGAACATACTCACAGCCCTGGCAGGTAGAGCCCACAGTTCTGACAGGTGAGACAGTGTAGTACATTCAACAGAAAGCCAacactgccaagggcacaggaGCCACACATGGTATGTAATGCTtttcacagggcctggcacacatgAAACTCTCACAGGGCTGCTTACTAGCACACCACCTCAGAGAGCACCATGTACATGGGAGTTGTGCAGTATACAACCTGTGCAGCTGTACCTGGAGGGCCTgggtgcccaataaatgtttggtagagttaTTCTTGATGTGTCTCTTTCAATGACCAGATCCATCTGAATCTAGTCTCAAGAATACAGTATAGCCAGAACCTGACTTCTTACCGTTTCCACGGCTACCACCTTGACCTAGGCTGTCATCATCTCTTACTTGAGTTATATTAATAGCCTCTTGCCCTGGCTTCTTTTAGTCCATTCTCAACACAGCAACTGGCATAATCTTGTTATGCCGTGTTTGATCATGACATTCCTGTGCTCAGAGCCCTGTAATGGCTCCCATCTCATCCACCATAGAAGCTGCAGTCTTTCCCGTGGCCCACAAGCCCCCTCTGTGACCTGTCCCTGTGACCTCTCTCACTCATCACCTGTTTGCTCCCTGTGCACATGCTGCTCCAGCTACCTTGGCCTTCTTGCTGTTCTGCCAAGCGGCCAGGCTTGCTCCTACCTCGGGGCTTTTGCACTTGCCATTCCCTTTGCCTGGAGAAATGCACGTGGCTATCCACATGGCTTATTCCTTCATTGTTCAAATGTCATCTTATCCCAGAGGCGTCCTGATCAGCTAGTGGAATGAGAATTAGTCATCTCTGATCTCACAGCGACTGTGCAACATACATGCCATAATCCCCACTCCACAGATGGACCAACTCAGGCTCTGCCGGtgcaggtcacacagctagttgggGCCTGAacaaggatttgaacccacgtCAACTTGACACCAAGGCAATGTTCAGCTTTGGTTGACAGTAGGGAAATATTCTTGGAAAGTCTTTCTGGCTCTGTCCGATCCCCAGGGTCTCCTCTACTGGCCCAGCAGGGGAGGTCCCAAGTCCTGTCCCTGTAGGGAGACACCTGAGCTGCTCTATccctgggaggtgagggaggggcccaTGTCCCCAAGGCTGAGTCTCAGGAGAGGCCAAGATAACCCTTCCCTGGCACGCACGCCTAGGCTTGGCCCATGTCTGGGTCTAGGGCTGGTCCTGGCTGTCTTGGTCCTCATCCTgctgcctccctcttcccctttgctTCTCCAGCCTCTTCAACAGGACGACACACAGCTGCCCTTGCCTCCATCACCCCACTCCTGTCTGTCCTTCCAGGACCTCAGAGCCTCTGCAGCTAGAGACGTGGTGACCCGGAGGCAGGGACCTGCGGTCAGCTTCCCCACCGCCCCTGGCTCTCGTGTAACCTTGACCAAGTCCATTCCCCTTCCCGGGCCTTTTTCCTCATCTACAGAATAAGAGGGTCCATGCCCTCTAGGGTCTCTACATCTCTGCAGCCACCAGATCTCCTGCAGGGACTGCCTCTGACCCTCCGCAGCCATGTGTGTtcgtgctttttgttttttggccgctaATCGCTCCTGCTGACTTGTCTCCCTAACAAAACCAGGAGCATCCTGAGGGTGGGGTCCTGCCCAGCTCTCAGGTGGTTGAGGTTCTGCCATCTAACTGGGCCCATGGGCCGAACTCGGAAGGAGGAGACAGAACAGCAGAGGGGTTAGTTCACGGAAAGGGAGGATCATCTGGGTCTATCCCTGGCTCCCCccggctcccagcccctgccccaggatGCGGACCGACCTAGCTCCTCCTCGGAGTGCAGGGCGGGGTCCACCAGGGCCTTGAGCTCGGTGCTCTGCAGCAGGTAGCTCTTGAGCTGGGTCATCATGGTGCGGATCTCCTGCAGCATCTCCATGCTGGAGGTCTGGTGCGCCATCATCTCCAGGCTGTACACCTTGTAGTCCTGCACCAGGCTGCCGAAGTACGAGGCCTTGTCCTGGGCCAGCTCCACCACCTTCTTGTACAGCTTGCGGTTGTTGGAGAGGAAGGCGCTGAAGACGCTGGAGAAGCTCACGAAGCTCAGGCGGTGGCGGGCCTTGCCCAGGATCATCGACGACTTCTTCTTGATGCCGGGGCTGCTGAACTGCTCCAGCTCCTCCTCTGTGCTGCTGGTCGAGTAGGAGTCCTGGTCTGTGGCCGAGGCGGGCACCCCCAAGCTGTCcgagagggaggccagggagcccTTGAACTCCGGGGTGCTCTGGGGCCGGGCCCCGGGCCGGGCATGCGGGCTCTGAGTGCCAGCCGTGGGGGCAGGACCTTGGCCTTCTCCAAGTGGACCGGGCCTGGGGTTCTCGGGGGCCTCCCCGTCCGTGGAAAGCTCGGCAGTCTCCAGGGGAATTGGGAGGACCGAGACCAGCTGCCGGGAGAGCCGTTTCTTCCTGGGAGGTGGGACTGGGGGTTGTGGAATCTTCCTCGGAGGCTCTGGCATGCTGCCCAGATCGCCGGCTTTGGCCGCTGCTTCCTGGCCTTGCTCTGTGGTTCTCTGAGGCCCGTCCCCAGGGCTGCCGGAGGTCCCCTGGGGAGGCAGGCGGAGCGGGGATGCCCTGGAAAGACCCATGGGGTCCCCCTCCGCTGCCGCCCCCCTGTCCGCCTTCCCTGCACTCTGGTCCTCCAGGGAAGCCTTCTCCGCGATGCGGCGTCTGGGAGGGGCGGCGGGGAGGCTCTTCTTCGTGGGCGCTGGAGGGACGGGGGACTgcaaggggctgggggctgccccCGGCTTCATCTCTTCCTCCCTGAGGGGGCCCAGGCCTGCGAGGGGACGCGGGAGCCTCTCACAGGCTGTCATGGGTGGCTGGCTTGGAAGCTCTGGGGGGCCTGGGGTGTGGGGTGCCAGGCGGGGGCCAGAcgctgggggtgaggggggaagGGCCTTGGGATGCGGAGGCGGGGGAGCAGCCGCTGAGGGAGAACCGGGCAGAGGGCAGGCCAGAGGGGGGCCGGGGGGAGGAGGCCGGCTGGagctggggggatggagggggagcggcgggggagggggggctggGCGGCGAGGGGCCCACCTGGAGGTGGGGAAGGTGGCCTCGGAGGCTGGAGGCAACGGCAAGGGGCAGCTTCCCGGGGGTGGCTGGTCAGCCGGCAGGGAGCTGCCGCAGTCCTCGATGAAGACGGGATTCACAAACCACAGGCGGCCGTTTCCTACGGACAGCTCGATTTCACACGAGCAGTTTTCGTAATGGGCAGATGACCTGAGAATGGAGGCGGGGGGCGCTCCCGGGGCTGGGTCTCTCGGGGCCTCCACTGGGCTCCCACCTCCTGGCCGGGGGTTCAGCGAGGAGTCCCAGAATCCTGTCgagatgagggagggagaggcggTCAGTCCTGAAGCCGGGCCCCAGCCTGGCCCGGGCGGTGTCTGTGGGCTGCACGGGGGGCAGGGCGAGGGAAGGCCACACAGTGCTTGCTTCACCGCTCAGAGGGTTGGTTTCCCCTCTTGGACTGTTTTAAACCTCTCCCACTACTTCCTGCTTTGAGAGGGGAAGCCCCACGCCATCCTCCCCTGCGGTGTCGGGCTGGGGCCTGGACGGTGCTGGTGACAGGCTCAGCTTCAGTCCTGTCCCCTGGCGTGTGAGACCCCACGGTGGGGGGGGCACCCATGCCCCAGGGTGCAGGTACGTACGGGGATGGAGGGGGCAGAACCCCGGAGCTCCCGATGCTGACCGGCTGGGTGCTCTGGGGCAGGTCACCGGACCTTTCTAGGCCTTCATCTAGTCATCCCTAGGATGGGGTCCCGACAGAGAAGTTGCTTTGGGCCTGTTTGGGCCACTGCAGTTGTCACAGCGGGAAGAATGAACTATGGATTGTAGCCAGTGAGCTCAGACCTGACCACCCAAGTGGGGGAATGCCTGCCCTCTGCAAAATGATTCTGCCTCTGGCCAATCTGTGTTAAAACAGGAAGCTGCCCTGTGCCCCCAGCTCAGAGAGCTGGAGCTCCTGCACTGCTGAGTTAAGTCCCAGCACATGCCTTGCTCTTAACTCCGCCCTTAGCTGGGGCCACCAAAGCGGGGCCACCAAAGCAGGCCCACACTGATGGTCAGCGCCAGGCTTGTTCTGGGTAACGGGCATGGTACGTCCAAGCTGAAAGGGCGCTGGGGCTCGACTAGCTCAGAGGAGTTCTTGACCTCTCGGTACCAGGCTCTACGGAGAATCTGACAAAAGCTCGGGATGCTCCCAAAAGGCCACAGGAGCACATTTTGAGAACAAGGTCACTTGGCTGGCAGGTCACTGCAAGCTCCCTCAGCAGCTCCTTTCGGAGGAGTTTGGAACCCAGGTCTCGTTCCACGCGTTCATTTCAGAGACCGATAGTGCAAACTCATTGTTAGTGATGGAGACAGGCCTCTAGCCTCTCACTCAGGGCTGTTTACCTCTGGGAGGGAGTCATCAGTAAGAAAACCACCAAAAACAGCATCAAAGACAATACGAGGAACAAACGTGCACTGCGTTCTGGCTGTTGGGGATTCCTTGCTCTACAGGGACCATCTCACCGATCCCTGACCACAGGCCTCTGGTGTAAGTCCTCATGTTGTCCCCGTGTGGCAGATGACGATGAGAAAGCCAGGGAGATGAACGGTCACCGGGGTGGTGAGTGaaggagctggaatttgaactagGTCACACTAGCTCTAAAgctgagagtggcatggacatatagacactaccaaacgtgaaacagatagctagtgggaagcagccgcatagcacagggagatcagctcagtgctctgtgaccagctataagggtgggatagggagggtgggagggagatgcaagagggaggggatatggggatatatgtatacgtatagctgactcactttgttacacagcagaaactaacacaccattgtaaagcaattatactccaataaagatgttaaaaaataataataaataaataaataaatagagccgTGTGCTGGGCCGCCCTTCATAGGAACTTGCGACACTTCCCATCCTGGTTGCTCTCCTGGCGTGAATGAGTAGTGGGGTGGTGAGCACCCCAGAACGGGGAATGTGGTAAGAACACAACAGGCTCTTGACATCGAAAGAAAGGAGATGTTGCAAGATGGCCAAGGGCAgccgtgcatgtgtgtgcacgtgtgcgtgccCGCCCTAAGGGATGGGCACTCTCGGGGCTGTGGGTGTTTGCCACCTTGCTGGCCAAAGGGGTCAGAAACCCAATGAAGGTGAGCAAGGTGTAATCCCAGGACGGTGGGGCTGCCGAGAAACTGACTGAAAGAGAGCCGTGCGCATCCACAGGGGAGCAGGGTGGGACTCATGGTTCAGCCCCGTCCTGGGCAGAGGCTCCCAAGCCTGGAAGTGCCGTGGCCGGCTGTCTCCACAGCATCAGATGACGAATTTTTGTGGGACTTTCTgacatgccaggctctgtgcccatGCCAGCCACCACCTGAGGACGTAGAGAGCCCGGAGGGGGAGGGTGCGTCTCCAGGCTCTCCCTAGATCCAGGCGGGTTGTTCCTGAGGGCTGCCCGGGCCCTATGCTTCACTTTCTTGGGCAGCTATGACCCCTCCATGACCGGTCCATTCTCCTGGGTACTTCGCATGGTCTCCTTGGAAGGTTTCTTAGCAAGGAGCAGCAGGCGGCCAGTCTAAGGTGACTGGGCTGCAGCCCCATAGGTGAGCTGAGGCCCCTGAGGCTCACCTCCAAGTTCTCATAAGACCCTTCCTTTGGGAGAAGGTGCAAGTTATGGGGTAGACGATCAAGAGAACCGCCCACCCATGCTCGGACACTCCCATTACCGCTCACCTAGCTCGTGGCCATAGGCTGCCTCCATGCCCCCATCCCGCCCCCAATCCATTCTACTCCTTGTGGCTCTGTGCTGGGCGTACGGTGGGCCCTTGATTTCTATTTGTTCAGAATCGCTTCCCAACCTttagcctggcattcaaggcctgtGGGATCTGGCCCTGCACACCCTCCCAGCGCTGCCTACTGATCTCCACCCGCTCTCTCTGCTGTTCACTTCTTCCTGAACACGCCACGGGCCACCACACCTTCAGGTCTTGGCTAATGTGTtctctctgcttggaatgcttttcccaccctctccacctggcaaactcctactcatcctccaACACTCAGGTCAAATGTCCCCTGTTTGGTGGAGCCTTCCTGACACATTCAGGCCTCACCTACACTCCCCTGGGCTCCGCAGTCCTGGTGCACACTGACGGGAGAGACCAACCCTAGGACTGTACTTCTCTGGTTTCCTCCTGAACCATGGGAAGAGGTCTAAAGACAAGAAGagaagaagtgagaaaatgagaaGAGGGAGGCAAAAAGGAGGGCAAAGAGCTCCATAAGTGATGGACCACCAGCTGGACTGCCCGCCTCAGGAGAGCAGGGGGGGTCCATcatgcacagaaaaaaagaacacattctCCACCGCCCAGATCTGTATTCCTACAAGAGTGGAACAGATAGTGGGGTTCACAGAAATGGGCCCGGGGCCTGGGTGATTAGGAACCACTCCCCTGCCCCTAAGATAGGCCTGGTGGTTGTACCTCGCAGGGCAGAGGCCCCAAAGCGAATGCCGCTCTGAGGGGTGAGGAGCTGCACCCTGGGGTCTGAGGGCCTATTAGGGAACTCAGTGGCAGCATAGGTCTTTATGCTTAAAAACAaggaagtagggcttccctggtggcacagtggttgagagtccgcctgccgatgcaggggacacgggtttgtgccccgggccgggaagatcccacatgccgcggagcggctgggcccgtgagccatggccgctgagcctgcgcgtccggagcctgtgcttcgcaacgggagaggccacaacagtgagaggcccgcgtaccgcaaaaaaaaaacagaacaaggaAGTAGGTAACATTCTCTGCAGCCTACACAATGCCAAGGCCAGGGGAGAAGCAGAACGCTGTCATGCAGGCCTTGCGGTTGGCCCGGCTGTGGGCATCTGCGCCCACCGGCACTGGGCAAGCTCAGCTCAGTGGTCGCAGTTCCCCTAAGGGCCTGTGCCCTCACTGCCTCTGTGCTGCCCTCGGACTGAGGCAGATGTTTTGCTGGCCCTGTGGCTTCCTGTGTCTCAGCTGGGGATGCCTTCTGCCAGCCGTCCACTCCTACAACCCTCAGAGGCCCCGGGCCAGGCCAGGTACTGGGCTGTAGACCCTGAAGGCAAAGGTGACAAAGGTTT encodes:
- the RIN3 gene encoding ras and Rab interactor 3 isoform X2, which encodes MIRRAGAPECADPAGPIPDVGKGEGQQEEEEDGVGPRLPVTPKNCLPLRGISVLEKLVKTCPVWLHLGLGRAEATRILHREAAGTFLVRRDSSLKHPVLCVHFPSPNESSSAVLEYTIKEEKSILYLEGSVLVFEDIFRLIAFYCVSRDLLPFKLKLPQAILEASSFTDLKTISNLGLGFWDSSLNPRPGGGSPVEAPRDPAPGAPPASILRSSAHYENCSCEIELSVGNGRLWFVNPVFIEDCGSSLPADQPPPGSCPLPLPPASEATFPTSRWAPRRPAPPPPPLPLHPPSSSRPPPPGPPLACPLPGSPSAAAPPPPHPKALPPSPPASGPRLAPHTPGPPELPSQPPMTACERLPRPLAGLGPLREEEMKPGAAPSPLQSPVPPAPTKKSLPAAPPRRRIAEKASLEDQSAGKADRGAAAEGDPMGLSRASPLRLPPQGTSGSPGDGPQRTTEQGQEAAAKAGDLGSMPEPPRKIPQPPVPPPRKKRLSRQLVSVLPIPLETAELSTDGEAPENPRPGPLGEGQGPAPTAGTQSPHARPGARPQSTPEFKGSLASLSDSLGVPASATDQDSYSTSSTEEELEQFSSPGIKKKSSMILGKARHRLSFVSFSSVFSAFLSNNRKLYKKVVELAQDKASYFGSLVQDYKVYSLEMMAHQTSSMEMLQEIRTMMTQLKSYLLQSTELKALVDPALHSEEELEAIVESALYKCVLKPLKEAINSCLREIHRKDGSLQQLKENQLVILATTTTDLGVTTSVPEAPIMEKILQKFASMHKAYSPEKKISTLLKTCKLIYDAMTLGNPGKTYGADDFLPVLMYVLARSNLTEMLLNVEYMMELMDPALQLGEGSYYLTTTYGALEHIKNYDKITVTRQLSVEVQDSIHRWERRRTLNKARASRSSVQDFICVSYLEPEQQSRTLASRADTLAEVLCAQCAEKFEVVQPQDHRLFVLVDGRCFQLADEALPHRIKGYLLRSEPKRDFHFVYRPLDGGGGSGGPPCLVVREPNFL
- the RIN3 gene encoding ras and Rab interactor 3 isoform X1, with translation MWRRRPASGLRLSSGDFEAPSGRSPIPDVGKGEGQQEEEEDGVGPRLPVTPKNCLPLRGISVLEKLVKTCPVWLHLGLGRAEATRILHREAAGTFLVRRDSSLKHPVLCVHFPSPNESSSAVLEYTIKEEKSILYLEGSVLVFEDIFRLIAFYCVSRDLLPFKLKLPQAILEASSFTDLKTISNLGLGFWDSSLNPRPGGGSPVEAPRDPAPGAPPASILRSSAHYENCSCEIELSVGNGRLWFVNPVFIEDCGSSLPADQPPPGSCPLPLPPASEATFPTSRWAPRRPAPPPPPLPLHPPSSSRPPPPGPPLACPLPGSPSAAAPPPPHPKALPPSPPASGPRLAPHTPGPPELPSQPPMTACERLPRPLAGLGPLREEEMKPGAAPSPLQSPVPPAPTKKSLPAAPPRRRIAEKASLEDQSAGKADRGAAAEGDPMGLSRASPLRLPPQGTSGSPGDGPQRTTEQGQEAAAKAGDLGSMPEPPRKIPQPPVPPPRKKRLSRQLVSVLPIPLETAELSTDGEAPENPRPGPLGEGQGPAPTAGTQSPHARPGARPQSTPEFKGSLASLSDSLGVPASATDQDSYSTSSTEEELEQFSSPGIKKKSSMILGKARHRLSFVSFSSVFSAFLSNNRKLYKKVVELAQDKASYFGSLVQDYKVYSLEMMAHQTSSMEMLQEIRTMMTQLKSYLLQSTELKALVDPALHSEEELEAIVESALYKCVLKPLKEAINSCLREIHRKDGSLQQLKENQLVILATTTTDLGVTTSVPEAPIMEKILQKFASMHKAYSPEKKISTLLKTCKLIYDAMTLGNPGKTYGADDFLPVLMYVLARSNLTEMLLNVEYMMELMDPALQLGEGSYYLTTTYGALEHIKNYDKITVTRQLSVEVQDSIHRWERRRTLNKARASRSSVQDFICVSYLEPEQQSRTLASRADTLAEVLCAQCAEKFEVVQPQDHRLFVLVDGRCFQLADEALPHRIKGYLLRSEPKRDFHFVYRPLDGGGGSGGPPCLVVREPNFL